One region of Bactrocera neohumeralis isolate Rockhampton chromosome 5, APGP_CSIRO_Bneo_wtdbg2-racon-allhic-juicebox.fasta_v2, whole genome shotgun sequence genomic DNA includes:
- the LOC126760257 gene encoding uncharacterized protein LOC126760257, with product MASSKIILKVLLSLCVWSFVIIGLFKMHGTNIVSQEYSAVPLSGRILLQKDILRYAETTSTTTDRFDPSEILVDNRTAMDDDQLVRDVESRIPSLPIAYWSKNKNFRQQKSNTCAKYPSIFELEFNNIYWQTMRTSNGTFQLFGAYYDIRKTSRIGPTVRILGMIDRIQPTVKTYCQFWFDGQKEPFIVKTFEYKYIWYNKWGNYKQGIYQPYLIACQIPKPFHGVVPSSVSMVEKECDTATNNLRVIYNRPPDDQKKGFAVCVKGLDFLYDDLSVRLIEWIEMLNILGADKIYFYNLQVHPNITKVLSHYEQEGKVQVIPLTLPGGQPNVPGFQHLYLTKKTNHKRQNEVIPYNDCLYKNLYLYKYIALLDIDEVIMPKGNFVLWSELMEKVVPESLKIKPEGYNSYNFRNVYFLDDQQHEHGWHKDIPKYMHMLQHVHRAKNYTKPNQYVKCFHDPERVLTLHNHFPLACLGGVCKSYPVNTTDAQLQHYRADCVNTLKKSCEEYRENSVEDKTIWKYKDELIRRTFRTLDTLGFFKRPIGNGGGIGSTTHASER from the exons atGGCCAGTTCCAAGATTATCTTGAAAGTTTTGCTCTCGCTTTGCGTGTGGTCCTTCGTCATAATCGGTCTCTTCAAAATGCACGGCACCAATATTGTCTCACAGGAGTATAGCGCCGTGCCGTTGAGCGGCCGCATTTTGCTGCAGAAGGATATATTGCGCTACGCGGAGACTACTTCGACTACAACGGATCGCTTTGATCCTTCGGAGATCTTGGTGGACAATCGAACAG CCATGGATGATGATCAGCTGGTGCGCGATGTTGAGTCTCGTATCCCTTCGCTCCCCATCGCCTATTGGAGCAAGAACAAGAACTTTCGCCAGCAAAAGTCCAATACTTGCGCCAAATATCCATCCATCTTCGAGTTGGAGTTCAATAACATCTACTGGCAGACAATGCGCACATCCAACGGCACCTTTCAGCTGTTCGGCGCATACTATGACATACGTAAGACCTCGCGTATTGGTCCCACGGTACGTATACTCGGCATGATCGATCGCATACAGCCGACAGTGAAGACGTACTGTCAGTTCTGGTTCGATGGCCAGAAGGAACCGTTCATTGTTAAGACCTTCGAATACAAATACATCTGGTACAATAAGTGGGGTAACTACAAGCAGGGCATCTATCAGCCTTATCTGATAGCATGTCAAATACCGAAACCCTTCCACGGCGTCGTGCCCAGCTCGGTATCAATGGTGGAGAAGGAATGCGATACGGCGACAAATAACTTGCGCGTCATTTACAATCGGCCGCCAGATGACCAGAAGAAAGGTTTCGCCGTTTGCGTGAAGGGTCTGGACTTCCTCTACGATGATCTCTCGGTGCGTTTGATTGAGTGGATCGAGATGTTGAATATTTTGGGCGCCGATAAGATCTACTTCTACAATCTGCAAGTGCATCCGAATATCACAAAAGTGCTCAGCCACTATGAGCAAGAGGGCAAAGTGCAAGTCATACCGCTGACGCTACCGGGCGGACAACCGAATGTGCCCGGCTTCCAACATCTCTACCTCACGAAAAAGACGAATCACAAGCGTCAAAACGAGGTTATACCCTACAATGATTGTCTGTACAAGAATCTCTACTTATACAAGTACATTGCGTTACTCGATATCGACGAAGTGATCATGCCGAAGGGCAACTTCGTGCTCTGGTCGGAGCTAATGGAGAAGGTAGTGCCCGAATCGCTGAAGATCAAACCCGAAGGCTACAACAGTTACAATTTCCGCAATGTCTACTTCCTGGACGACCAACAGCACGAGCACGGCTGGCACAAAGACATACCCAAGTACATGCACATGTTGCAACACGTGCATCGCGCCAAGAACTACACCAAACCCAATCAGTATGTGAAGTGCTTCCACGACCCGGAGCGCGTGCTCACTCTGCACAATCACTTTCCGCTCGCCTGCCTCGGTGGCGTCTGTAAGTCCTACCCGGTGAACACCACCGACGCACAGCTGCAGCATTATCGCGCCGACTGCGTTAATACGCTGAAAAAGAGCTGTGAGGAGTACCGCGAGAACTCGGTCGAAGACAAAACGATCTGGAAGTACAAAGACGAGCTAATACGACGCACCTTCCGCACACTCGACACGCTGGGCTTCTTCAAGCGGCCCATCGGCAATGGTGGCGGCATTGGCTCGACCACACACGCGAGTGAGCGGTGA